Proteins encoded in a region of the Candidatus Margulisiibacteriota bacterium genome:
- the pyrH gene encoding UMP kinase codes for MTRPYKKILLKLSGEIFGGEQKYGIDLKVLHTVAKEVKLVREAGVGVAVVVGGGNIFRGVAGAVNGIDRATGDYMGMLATVINSLAIQDALEKQGVNCRVQTAIDMRSVAEPFIRRRAIRHMEKGRVVVLAAGTGNPYFSTDTTAALRAAELDVDVIIKATKVDGVYDKDPLKHKDAKKFSRITHMEVIQKRLGVLDSTAVSLCMDNKIPILVLDLLKPGNIRQAVLGKKVGTIIEAE; via the coding sequence AAAAGATCCTCCTCAAACTCTCCGGTGAAATTTTCGGCGGCGAACAAAAGTACGGAATTGACCTCAAGGTCTTGCACACGGTTGCCAAAGAGGTCAAACTAGTCAGAGAAGCGGGGGTTGGGGTCGCCGTCGTTGTTGGCGGCGGGAATATTTTCCGCGGGGTGGCGGGAGCGGTTAACGGGATCGACCGGGCGACCGGCGACTACATGGGGATGCTGGCCACGGTCATTAATTCGCTGGCGATCCAGGACGCCCTGGAAAAACAAGGGGTTAATTGCCGGGTCCAGACCGCCATCGATATGCGCTCCGTCGCCGAACCTTTTATCCGGCGGAGAGCGATCCGCCACATGGAAAAGGGGCGGGTGGTGGTGCTGGCGGCTGGAACAGGGAACCCTTATTTTTCAACCGATACGACTGCCGCGTTAAGGGCGGCCGAGCTCGATGTCGACGTTATTATCAAAGCGACCAAAGTTGACGGCGTCTACGACAAAGATCCGCTGAAACATAAGGACGCGAAAAAATTCAGCCGGATTACCCATATGGAAGTTATTCAGAAGCGGTTGGGCGTATTGGACTCAACCGCCGTCTCGCTCTGCATGGACAATAAGATCCCGATCCTGGTCCTCGACCTGCTCAAGCCGGGGAACATTAGACAAGCCGTCCTGGGGAAAAAAGTCGGGACGATCATCGAAGCCGAATAA
- the frr gene encoding ribosome recycling factor, giving the protein MDIVKSHEIGMQKAIEILKKNFSGIRTGRANPALLDNLHVEYYGSSVPLKQVASVAAPEARLLQITAYDKTAVVGIEKAIQASDLGLTPKTEGGVIRLVLPELSEQRRKDLTKVIKKETEDAKVVVRNIRRDAMEELKKQKADKVITEDQQSLFDKKVQELTDKYCAEADHLAAAKEKEVLSI; this is encoded by the coding sequence ATGGATATCGTAAAAAGCCATGAAATAGGAATGCAAAAAGCGATCGAGATTTTGAAGAAAAACTTCTCCGGCATCAGGACCGGCCGGGCCAATCCGGCGCTGCTCGACAACCTTCACGTAGAATACTATGGGTCCAGCGTGCCGCTGAAGCAGGTCGCCTCGGTGGCCGCTCCGGAAGCCCGGCTCCTTCAGATCACCGCCTACGATAAAACGGCGGTCGTTGGGATCGAAAAAGCGATTCAGGCCTCGGACCTCGGGTTGACGCCGAAGACCGAGGGCGGAGTGATCCGCTTGGTTCTGCCGGAGCTTTCCGAACAGCGCCGCAAAGATCTCACTAAAGTGATCAAGAAAGAGACGGAAGACGCCAAGGTCGTGGTCCGCAACATCAGACGCGACGCGATGGAAGAGCTAAAAAAACAGAAGGCCGATAAGGTTATTACCGAAGACCAGCAATCCCTGTTCGATAAAAAGGTTCAGGAATTGACCGACAAATATTGCGCCGAAGCCGACCACCTGGCCGCCGCCAAAGAAAAGGAAGTTCTTTCCATTTAA
- the uppS gene encoding polyprenyl diphosphate synthase → MEKNIPRHVAIIMDGNGRWAKKRGLPRIAGHKEGAESLRAVLRAANELGVEYLTVYAFSTENWGRPKEEIDFLMGLLSMTIDRELGELAKNGVKVQFLGRLAKFSPDLQKKMRLAMEKTAAGSKSTLSIMVNYGGRAEIVDAVNRLIAEGKKEIDEADLQAKLYTSEMPDPDLLIRTASEMRISNFLLWQIAYAELYVTDLFWPEFRAKQFNQAIEAYQKRERRFGKL, encoded by the coding sequence ATGGAAAAAAACATCCCAAGACACGTCGCCATCATTATGGACGGCAATGGCCGTTGGGCGAAAAAGCGCGGCTTGCCGAGAATCGCCGGCCACAAAGAAGGGGCGGAATCGCTCCGCGCCGTTTTGCGCGCGGCAAACGAGCTCGGGGTCGAGTATCTGACCGTCTACGCTTTTTCCACGGAAAACTGGGGGCGGCCGAAAGAGGAAATCGATTTTTTGATGGGACTGCTTTCGATGACGATCGATCGGGAACTGGGCGAACTGGCTAAAAACGGGGTCAAGGTCCAATTCCTTGGCCGGCTGGCGAAGTTTTCTCCCGATCTTCAGAAGAAGATGCGCCTGGCAATGGAGAAAACCGCCGCCGGGAGCAAAAGCACTTTGAGCATCATGGTCAACTACGGCGGACGGGCCGAGATCGTCGACGCGGTTAACCGCTTGATTGCCGAGGGGAAGAAAGAGATCGACGAAGCCGACCTTCAGGCCAAGCTGTATACCAGCGAGATGCCGGACCCCGACCTGCTGATCAGGACCGCTTCCGAGATGCGGATCTCTAATTTTCTACTCTGGCAAATAGCCTACGCGGAACTTTATGTAACGGATCTCTTCTGGCCGGAATTCAGGGCGAAACAATTTAATCAAGCGATCGAGGCCTACCAGAAAAGGGAAAGGCGATTCGGTAAACTATGA
- a CDS encoding phosphatidate cytidylyltransferase, which produces MKLRALTIAIGMPIVLGCIYYGNLPFLLMILALAIFSINEFYNLMMKKGFFPAYYVGNIITIFFITFSYYSLKRSWEPAHSAILTIAVAITLISGIFLKREKDTIVDVAVTVLGMIYIGWFFSYLIFIRSLTDHGGYLFFLVFTVWAMDSAAYLAGRAFGHTPLAPSISPKKTWEGAIAGFVVCLLAAGIFSQTAQIDLWHALILGVLIGIAGQFSDLIESLIKRDAGVKDSSNIVPGHGGVLDRIDSFVLTAPLMYYYVVWILLR; this is translated from the coding sequence ATGAAGCTCCGGGCACTGACCATCGCGATCGGCATGCCGATCGTTTTAGGCTGCATTTATTATGGGAACCTCCCGTTCCTTTTGATGATCTTGGCTCTGGCGATCTTCTCGATCAATGAGTTTTACAACCTGATGATGAAGAAAGGGTTTTTCCCCGCTTATTATGTCGGCAATATTATTACGATATTTTTTATCACTTTTTCTTATTACTCTTTGAAAAGAAGCTGGGAGCCGGCCCATTCGGCCATCCTAACAATTGCGGTGGCGATAACCCTAATATCAGGGATTTTCCTGAAGCGGGAAAAGGACACGATTGTTGACGTAGCCGTAACCGTTTTAGGAATGATTTATATCGGTTGGTTTTTCAGCTATCTTATTTTTATCCGCAGTTTGACCGATCATGGCGGCTATCTTTTTTTCCTGGTCTTTACGGTCTGGGCGATGGACTCGGCCGCTTACCTGGCCGGGAGAGCCTTCGGACACACTCCGCTGGCCCCTTCGATCTCCCCCAAAAAGACCTGGGAAGGAGCGATTGCCGGGTTTGTCGTTTGCTTGCTGGCCGCCGGGATTTTCAGCCAAACGGCGCAAATTGACTTGTGGCACGCGCTGATCCTTGGGGTTTTGATCGGGATTGCCGGCCAATTTTCCGACTTGATTGAGTCGCTGATCAAGCGGGATGCTGGGGTCAAAGATTCGTCAAATATCGTTCCCGGTCATGGCGGGGTGCTGGACCGGATCGATTCATTTGTCCTGACCGCCCCCTTGATGTATTATTACGTGGTCTGGATATTATTGAGGTAA
- the nadC gene encoding carboxylating nicotinate-nucleotide diphosphorylase gives MHKLQRTTEHLIKIALIEDIGDGDITTKAVIPADRRVTARITAKEAGIIAGLEIAREVFRQIDRRVRLTQKVKDGASVKKGTVIATLKGPARAILTGERTALNFLQHLSGIATLTGEYVEKIRGTGAILLDTRKTTPGWRAIEKYAVKLGGGENHRLGLYDEVLIKDNHIKINKTIEKAVDAAKIYLGRKPVEVEAGTLAEVRRAIEAGADRALLDNLTLTALKAGALMCKKARVVSEASGGITIKNIRAVAKTGVDYISVGALTHSARALDINLKIG, from the coding sequence ATGCATAAGCTGCAGCGCACGACCGAACATCTTATCAAGATCGCCCTTATTGAAGATATTGGCGATGGCGACATTACGACCAAAGCGGTCATTCCGGCCGATAGGCGGGTAACGGCCCGGATCACCGCCAAGGAGGCCGGGATCATTGCCGGCTTGGAAATAGCCCGGGAGGTTTTCCGCCAGATAGACCGCCGGGTCAGGCTAACTCAAAAGGTCAAAGATGGGGCTTCGGTTAAAAAAGGGACGGTAATCGCGACTCTGAAAGGGCCGGCGCGGGCGATCCTGACCGGCGAACGGACCGCCTTAAATTTCCTTCAGCATTTATCCGGGATCGCGACCTTAACCGGTGAATACGTTGAGAAAATTAGGGGGACCGGAGCGATCCTGCTGGACACCAGAAAGACCACGCCTGGCTGGCGGGCGATCGAAAAGTATGCCGTTAAACTGGGCGGGGGAGAGAACCATCGGCTTGGTCTTTATGATGAGGTCTTGATCAAGGACAATCATATTAAGATCAACAAAACGATCGAAAAAGCGGTCGATGCCGCCAAGATCTACCTGGGACGAAAGCCGGTCGAAGTCGAAGCCGGTACGCTAGCGGAAGTTAGGCGTGCCATAGAAGCCGGGGCCGACCGGGCACTCTTGGACAATCTGACACTTACAGCGCTAAAAGCCGGAGCGTTAATGTGTAAAAAAGCCCGGGTTGTTTCCGAGGCCTCCGGTGGGATTACCATCAAGAACATCAGGGCGGTCGCTAAGACCGGGGTTGATTACATTTCGGTCGGCGCTTTGACCCACTCCGCCCGCGCTTTGGATATAAATTTAAAGATAGGATAG
- a CDS encoding ATP-dependent helicase, which yields MTQKYILKSIYEAGRPNFKIDYAKELTEEQLPIVTAPGGPMLVIAGAGSGKTRTITYRVAYLVESGIPLDRILLVTFTNKAAREMVSRVENLLRQDIKDLCGGTFHHVGNLLLRRYAKLIGYEQNFTILDRADSKDLIDNSIADCSIDTKAKRFPKGDSLAALFGLAVNTGRSIVDVIAYNYAQFEPQAEEIEAVFKMYNQHKRKSNLMDFDDLLFNWWKLLAENEDVARRYSSKFLHILVDEYQDTNHLQAKIMDILAREHRNIMVVGDDSQSIYSFRGAHFKNIINFPKVYPDAGLYKLEVNHRSTPEILMVANASISLAKEKFDKRLRSKRPSGQKPAVVPLVNVFSQASFIAQRMLELRDEGSSLNEMAILYRSHYQSMEIQMELTKRGIPFEVRSGIRFFEEAHIKDVLAFLKIFHNPKDEISWTRILKLLPKVGPRTAEKIFQHINQTIDAVAAITSEQVVGLVPAAAQRDFRVFQQTLRDLLDKIDSPAEMVKIIAGSNYAEYIKAQYANFRERLEDLEQLGSYATQFKSLEDLLSSLALVSGIEAETVVDGGEPEKEACVLSSIHQAKGLEWKIVFVAWLADGRFPSYLSFNKEEEMEEERRLFYVAVTRAKDELYLTYPLVYSGYEGEVILKESRFLEEIPENYYEKWAVEEEKRSSWPSGTKWEDKGSEEDEAIDLSQYREVKVQKNNRDNFEAVDISELLG from the coding sequence ATGACGCAAAAATACATATTAAAATCCATATATGAGGCTGGCCGGCCCAATTTTAAGATAGATTATGCCAAGGAGCTGACCGAAGAGCAGCTGCCGATCGTCACCGCCCCGGGCGGGCCGATGCTGGTCATTGCCGGGGCCGGTTCCGGCAAGACCAGAACGATTACCTATCGGGTCGCGTACCTGGTTGAATCTGGAATTCCGCTTGATCGGATCCTGCTGGTCACCTTTACCAATAAAGCGGCCAGAGAAATGGTTTCCCGGGTAGAGAACCTGCTGCGGCAAGACATCAAAGATCTTTGCGGGGGGACCTTCCATCACGTTGGCAATTTGTTGCTGCGCCGTTACGCTAAGTTGATCGGCTATGAACAGAATTTTACGATCCTCGACCGGGCCGATTCCAAAGACCTGATCGATAATTCCATCGCCGATTGCAGTATTGATACGAAAGCAAAACGGTTTCCTAAAGGGGACAGCCTGGCCGCTCTTTTCGGCCTGGCGGTCAACACCGGGCGGAGCATTGTGGATGTGATCGCCTATAATTACGCCCAATTCGAGCCGCAGGCGGAAGAGATCGAAGCTGTTTTTAAAATGTACAACCAGCACAAAAGAAAAAGCAACCTGATGGATTTCGACGACCTGCTTTTTAACTGGTGGAAGCTGCTGGCGGAGAATGAAGATGTCGCCCGGCGCTATTCAAGTAAATTTCTCCACATCCTAGTCGATGAGTATCAAGATACCAATCACCTCCAGGCCAAGATCATGGATATTTTAGCCAGAGAACACCGGAACATCATGGTTGTGGGCGACGATAGCCAGTCGATCTACAGCTTCCGCGGCGCGCACTTTAAAAACATCATTAACTTCCCCAAAGTTTATCCGGACGCCGGCCTCTATAAGCTGGAGGTCAATCATCGTTCCACTCCGGAAATCTTGATGGTCGCCAACGCCTCGATCAGCCTGGCGAAGGAGAAGTTCGACAAACGCTTAAGATCAAAAAGGCCGAGCGGGCAAAAGCCGGCGGTCGTGCCGTTGGTCAATGTTTTTTCCCAGGCTTCGTTCATTGCCCAGCGAATGCTGGAGCTGCGCGATGAGGGTTCGTCCCTGAATGAAATGGCGATCCTCTACCGTTCGCACTACCAGTCGATGGAGATCCAGATGGAGCTGACCAAACGGGGAATTCCGTTCGAGGTCCGTTCCGGGATCCGGTTTTTTGAAGAAGCGCACATCAAAGACGTTTTGGCCTTTTTGAAGATCTTCCATAATCCCAAAGATGAGATCTCCTGGACCAGGATTTTAAAGCTTTTGCCGAAAGTCGGACCGCGGACCGCGGAAAAGATCTTCCAGCATATTAACCAGACGATCGACGCGGTCGCGGCCATTACCTCGGAGCAGGTCGTCGGGCTGGTCCCGGCGGCCGCCCAGCGCGACTTCCGCGTTTTTCAGCAGACGTTGCGCGACCTGCTGGACAAGATCGATTCGCCGGCGGAAATGGTGAAGATCATCGCCGGTTCTAATTACGCCGAATACATCAAAGCGCAATACGCCAATTTTCGGGAGAGATTGGAGGACCTGGAACAGCTTGGCAGTTACGCCACGCAATTTAAATCGCTGGAAGATTTGTTGAGCTCGCTGGCTCTTGTTTCCGGGATCGAAGCGGAAACAGTCGTTGACGGCGGCGAACCGGAAAAAGAGGCCTGCGTTCTGTCCTCGATCCATCAGGCCAAAGGGCTGGAATGGAAGATCGTTTTCGTCGCCTGGCTGGCCGACGGCCGCTTTCCGTCGTATCTTTCCTTTAATAAAGAAGAAGAGATGGAAGAAGAGCGCCGCTTGTTCTATGTTGCCGTGACCAGGGCGAAGGACGAGCTATATCTGACCTACCCCTTGGTTTATTCCGGCTATGAAGGGGAAGTGATCCTGAAGGAGTCGCGCTTTCTGGAAGAGATCCCGGAAAACTATTATGAAAAGTGGGCGGTGGAAGAGGAGAAGCGTTCCTCCTGGCCGAGCGGGACCAAGTGGGAAGACAAGGGGAGCGAAGAAGACGAAGCCATCGACTTAAGTCAATACCGCGAAGTCAAGGTTCA